From Planctomycetota bacterium, one genomic window encodes:
- a CDS encoding choice-of-anchor E domain-containing protein produces the protein MWRNRIFMGAVLLLPLVVPGVASASSISYPTTYSFNLSPGSQTVNLSQFNDLGGSLTLTKVTLDLDGDIHSSIEAENDDPTLPASMGVSLIGNFDGKVMNGLTELLHAAGSITDTHGPVSVTATDGIVRSGPDYHDYGTLNDSDSDSDSLTSGLSYFIGAGTIPVDITGSGGYNVSGTSKSTVWVTDFGISGTAMVTYEYTPEPATMALLGLGALGLAARRRRSR, from the coding sequence GGAGCAGTCCTTCTGTTGCCGCTGGTGGTTCCGGGCGTGGCGTCGGCCTCCTCGATTTCTTATCCGACGACCTACTCCTTCAACCTTTCGCCAGGGAGCCAGACGGTCAACCTGTCTCAATTTAACGACCTTGGAGGCTCGTTGACCCTGACCAAGGTGACGCTCGACTTGGATGGCGATATTCACTCGAGCATCGAGGCAGAGAATGACGATCCTACTCTTCCAGCCTCCATGGGCGTGTCTCTGATTGGTAATTTTGACGGCAAAGTGATGAACGGCTTGACCGAACTGTTGCACGCGGCCGGCAGTATTACCGACACTCATGGACCGGTTTCCGTGACGGCGACAGACGGCATCGTCAGAAGCGGTCCGGACTATCACGACTACGGGACGCTTAACGACAGCGATTCGGATTCGGATTCTCTGACGAGCGGTCTCAGTTACTTCATCGGGGCAGGCACCATCCCCGTTGATATTACCGGCAGCGGCGGTTACAATGTTTCGGGTACATCCAAGAGCACCGTTTGGGTAACAGACTTTGGTATATCAGGCACGGCCATGGTTACTTACGAATACACGCCGGAGCCGGCGACGATGGCGCTTCTCGGCCTCGGAGCCTTGGGCTTGGCGGCGAGGCGGCGCCGGAGCCGGTAG